Genomic segment of Synergistaceae bacterium:
TGTTGACCTTGAGCAGGATCTTGTGCCAATCGTAGTCTTCCTGTTCCAGATAGTGGGCGTCGTTGGTGGCCACCAGAGGAATGCCCGTTTCCTTGGAAATTCGGATGAGGGCTTTGTTGACCACCGCTTGAGCGGTAATCTGGTTGAACATGACTTCTAGAAAAAAATTGTCCTTGCCCATGATGTCTCGATAGAGCAGGGCGCGATTCTTGGCCTCTTTTTCCTTGTCCGCCAGGATCAACTGGGGAATCTCGCCAGCCAGGCAGGCGGATGACACGATCAATCCCTTGTTATAGCGCGCCAGAAGGTCGTGGTCGATGCGGGGTTTATAATAAAACCCATCCGTGTTGGCGATGGACACCAGCTTTATCAGGTTATGATAGCCTTGGTCGTTCTCCGCCAACAGCAGGAGATGGTTGTTTTTTCCTTTTTTTTCACGCGAGCGGTGTCCGTCGGGATCCACGTAGATTTCGCAGCCTAAAATAGGCTTTACGTTTTTCGCTCGGCATTGCTCGTAAAACTCCACAATACCGTACATGGCCCCGTGGTCCGTCATGGCCACGGCGGGCGCTCCTCCCCAGGACGCGACTTTTCGCGCCAGTTCCGCCGTGCGGATGGCCCCGTCCAATAAACTGTACTCCGTATGCACGTGCAGGTGTACAAAGGGTCGCGTCATCTTCTATTCATCTTCTTTCATTCCAATCCTTTCCCCGATGTTCCTTCGCTATTTTCAGTTTCTCCGCTCTCTTCGTTTTCTTCGTTTTCTTCATCGGCGCCGCGGCGCGCCAGAATCACACTTCCACTCAACCAGCGCGTCACCTCGCGGACCAATCCCTCAAAGGGAATTCCCCCTGCGGAAGCCTTTCCTTCAGCTTCAGCCTCGGCAAACGTCATGTCTTCGTCCATCAGCGCAATGTCCATAGGCGCGAAACTTGCCGATACGAAGCGCTCCGGTTCGGTACCGCGGCTTGGAGCGGGCTTTTTGCCCGCGCTTTTTCCGCTTTTTCTCCTGCCGTCCGCGGGGCTTTTCACGCTCGCACAGGAAGTCCATCGCTCTCCGCAGCACAAAAGGATTTCCCGGTCTCCCCAATGGGGTTTGAAAAAAACCTTCAATACCGCGCTGTTCCGGTCGATTCTCAGGACCTCAAAACAATACGGATGCGCCACGTCCAAGATCATCCTGACACTCCCCTCTTGAGTGTCCTCGAAGGGGCGAGCGTCCATCAGAGCGCAGTAAAGCGTAAACTCCTTTTCGCAAAGCTCTTTCAGAACTTCGTCCCACCGATCCTCCGGGTAAGGCGCCCAACCCTCTGGGTTCAGGGGGGCGGGAAGAACTTCCTTTGCTGCCTCCCAAGCTTCGTTCGCTTTTTCCTCTAATTTTTGTTTTTGGGGTGACGCGGTTTTCGCCGGGGCGCGTTCCAGCAGAGGCCGCTCCGACAAGAAGGGCGCGGCGGCGGGAGGCGTGGGCACGGCGGCGGGAAGAGTGGAAGTTTTCTCCCGCGCTTGTGGCGTTTTCGCGAGAGGCGAGGTCTCCGGATCTTCTTTCACTGGATCTTCTTTCACTGGATCTTCTTTCAGGTGAGTCATCTGAAGCATCAGGAGCCCGCTCAAGACGTCGTTTCGCAACCCCATGCGGATCTGCGGCAACAGCTCTGACAAAAACCGCATGATAGCCTCTAGGTATCGGGGATCCCAAAGGGGCGCTTCCAACTTCAGAAATTCTTTTTCCTGTTCCGAGGTATCCAACGCATCCAACACGTTGTTCCACTTGCCCGTCAGCCAGAGATTGCGAACAAGGGAAAAGAGTTCTTCCACGAAGCGCTGAGGTGAAGCGCCGCTGGCCAAGACGCGGTTCAAGGCGAGAAAGACGTCCGAGTTCCCTTTGCGTAATTCGGTGATCCATCGCTCCAAAGAAGGCCGGCTTCCCTGTCCCAATGTTGTCTCCACGTCGGACAAAGCGATCTCCGCCCGACCCAAACCCGCCACCTGCTCCAGCATGGAAAGGGCGTCGCGTAAAGCGCCGTCCGCCTGGCGGGCGATTTCCCAAAGGGCTTCAGTCTCGTAAGCGATCTTTTCAGCGGAGCACACCCACGTCAACCGGTCGTAGATCTCCCGCGTCCCGATGCG
This window contains:
- the dnaX gene encoding DNA polymerase III subunit gamma/tau; its protein translation is MEISLYRRYRPQKFSEVAGQSAVVNVLSKSVERSLVGHAYLFSGPRGCGKTTVARLLAKALNCLSPVDGHEPCCECKNCLAIAAGDSLDVIEIDGASNNSVDEVRELKSHVALAPFASRYKVYIIDEVHMLSIAAFNALLKTLEEPPAYVVFILATTEAHKVPVTIRSRCQHIPFHRIGTREIYDRLTWVCSAEKIAYETEALWEIARQADGALRDALSMLEQVAGLGRAEIALSDVETTLGQGSRPSLERWITELRKGNSDVFLALNRVLASGASPQRFVEELFSLVRNLWLTGKWNNVLDALDTSEQEKEFLKLEAPLWDPRYLEAIMRFLSELLPQIRMGLRNDVLSGLLMLQMTHLKEDPVKEDPVKEDPETSPLAKTPQAREKTSTLPAAVPTPPAAAPFLSERPLLERAPAKTASPQKQKLEEKANEAWEAAKEVLPAPLNPEGWAPYPEDRWDEVLKELCEKEFTLYCALMDARPFEDTQEGSVRMILDVAHPYCFEVLRIDRNSAVLKVFFKPHWGDREILLCCGERWTSCASVKSPADGRRKSGKSAGKKPAPSRGTEPERFVSASFAPMDIALMDEDMTFAEAEAEGKASAGGIPFEGLVREVTRWLSGSVILARRGADEENEENEESGETENSEGTSGKGLE